One part of the Tunicatimonas pelagia genome encodes these proteins:
- a CDS encoding POTRA domain-containing protein has product MRRYYWFFLLFDFLLFWYPVLGQEQGLVVTNIQLSGLKKSNEDYLRNFIKTTVGQSYRQLQAEEDRQQLIRVPGIGNVTVLVDTVEDKQVRIEFAVEEQRTLLPIAGLGGVTDNFWFQLGLAEYNFLGKGQTLLGYFLSNNGIPNGQIFFRNERVRGQPWGYAIDIRRIGTPEPLFFPEATVNYEYTNTSTGITGIRHIGFNRKIELGVNFFIEEYEKDEEEEFPPLPGPDQVRQDKLLTRLSFETNHLQYDYFYRNGSYWRAIGQSVYTFDDNSQFFSLFLERIQYWRPYQTANIAVRVKAGIATNNDSPFAPFVLDSQVNIRGSGNRVDRGTAQAVVNAEFRQTVFQISHFAGQVVGFADTGTWRKPGGELEDIVSRKNIRQFVGLGVRLINQKVFGAVLRFDYGVDVFDTGERGAVIGVGQYF; this is encoded by the coding sequence ATGAGGCGGTATTATTGGTTTTTCCTCCTCTTTGATTTCTTACTTTTCTGGTATCCGGTTCTGGGGCAAGAACAGGGTCTTGTTGTTACCAATATTCAGCTTTCGGGGCTTAAGAAGAGCAATGAAGATTATCTGCGTAATTTCATCAAGACTACTGTGGGGCAATCGTATCGTCAGTTGCAAGCTGAAGAAGATCGACAACAACTGATTCGTGTTCCTGGCATAGGTAATGTAACGGTGTTAGTCGATACGGTGGAAGATAAACAGGTGAGAATTGAGTTTGCGGTTGAGGAGCAGCGTACACTTTTGCCCATTGCTGGCCTGGGCGGTGTTACTGATAATTTCTGGTTTCAGCTAGGTTTGGCCGAATATAACTTTTTGGGTAAAGGGCAGACACTGTTGGGCTATTTTCTAAGTAATAATGGAATCCCAAACGGGCAAATTTTCTTTCGTAATGAGCGGGTCAGGGGACAGCCTTGGGGCTACGCCATTGATATTCGGCGAATAGGCACACCCGAGCCACTATTTTTTCCTGAGGCTACAGTTAACTATGAATATACCAACACCAGTACGGGCATCACTGGTATTCGTCATATCGGATTTAACCGAAAAATAGAACTAGGGGTTAACTTTTTTATAGAAGAATATGAGAAAGATGAGGAGGAAGAGTTTCCGCCACTGCCCGGCCCAGATCAAGTGCGCCAAGATAAATTGCTTACCAGACTGAGTTTTGAGACCAATCACTTGCAGTACGATTATTTTTACCGAAATGGCTCGTACTGGCGGGCGATTGGGCAATCAGTCTATACCTTCGATGACAATTCTCAATTCTTTAGTCTCTTTCTGGAGCGTATTCAGTACTGGCGACCTTACCAGACGGCCAATATTGCGGTTCGTGTAAAAGCCGGTATTGCTACCAACAACGATTCTCCCTTTGCACCTTTTGTGCTGGATAGTCAGGTCAATATTCGAGGATCGGGCAACCGGGTAGATCGGGGCACCGCTCAGGCAGTGGTCAACGCTGAGTTTCGGCAAACGGTGTTTCAAATTTCTCACTTTGCCGGGCAGGTGGTGGGCTTTGCCGATACGGGAACCTGGCGAAAACCGGGTGGGGAATTAGAAGATATAGTCAGCCGTAAAAATATTCGGCAGTTTGTTGGTCTAGGGGTGCGGTTAATCAATCAAAAAGTATTTGGCGCGGTTCTCCGCTTTGATTATGGCGTTGATGTTTTTGATACCGGAGAGCGAGGAGCTGTTATTGGAGTAGGGCAGTATTTTTAG
- a CDS encoding aldose epimerase family protein yields the protein MRALFLIWLLGLAACQSNPTQQQKTTETMPTSSISKKSFGTTESGATVDLYTLTNGDTEVDITNYGGIITAWRVPDAQGTVADVVLGYSDMEGYRTEPSYFGALIGRYGNRIANGKFTLDGETYSLATNNGPNHLHGGIKGFDKVVWQADTATSDESPQLILRYTSPDGEEGYPGTLDTQVTYTLQTDNTLRIDYEATTDKPTVVNLTNHSYFNLSGDPATTILDHELMISADRYVPISEALIPTGELEPVDGTPFDFTQPTVIGNRIDADHPQIKNGLGYDHCWVLNNANDGPTRAATVFDPKSKRFLEVFTTEPGIQFYSGNFLDGAAVGKGGVSYEKRSALCLETEHFPDSPNQPDFPSVVLRPGETYRTTTAYKFSVKEGV from the coding sequence ATGAGAGCACTATTTTTAATCTGGCTCTTGGGTTTAGCTGCTTGCCAAAGCAACCCTACTCAACAACAAAAAACTACTGAAACTATGCCTACCTCTTCTATCTCGAAAAAGTCGTTTGGTACTACCGAGAGTGGTGCCACAGTTGATCTTTACACTTTAACCAATGGAGACACTGAAGTAGACATTACCAACTACGGCGGAATTATCACCGCCTGGCGAGTGCCCGATGCCCAAGGTACCGTAGCGGATGTAGTACTTGGCTACAGCGATATGGAGGGCTACCGAACTGAACCTTCTTACTTCGGAGCACTGATAGGCCGCTACGGTAATCGTATTGCCAACGGTAAGTTTACGCTAGACGGCGAAACGTACTCTCTGGCTACCAACAATGGCCCCAACCATTTACACGGAGGTATTAAAGGCTTCGATAAAGTAGTGTGGCAAGCCGATACCGCTACTTCCGACGAGAGCCCTCAACTTATTTTGCGTTACACTAGCCCTGATGGAGAAGAAGGCTACCCCGGCACCCTAGATACCCAAGTAACTTACACCCTGCAAACCGATAACACCCTGCGGATTGATTACGAAGCCACAACTGATAAACCCACCGTCGTCAATCTGACAAATCACTCCTACTTCAATCTGTCGGGCGATCCAGCCACTACCATTTTAGATCACGAGCTGATGATTAGTGCCGACCGCTACGTACCGATTAGTGAGGCTCTAATTCCTACTGGCGAGCTAGAGCCGGTGGATGGGACACCCTTTGACTTTACTCAGCCCACCGTCATTGGGAACCGTATTGATGCCGATCATCCGCAAATAAAAAATGGACTAGGGTACGATCACTGCTGGGTACTGAATAACGCGAACGATGGCCCCACTCGGGCCGCCACTGTATTTGACCCCAAGTCCAAACGCTTTCTGGAAGTATTTACCACAGAACCCGGTATCCAGTTTTATTCCGGCAATTTCCTGGATGGTGCTGCCGTCGGAAAAGGTGGTGTTAGCTACGAAAAACGATCTGCTCTTTGCCTGGAAACCGAGCACTTTCCCGACTCGCCCAATCAACCTGATTTCCCCTCGGTAGTACTGCGCCCGGGCGAAACTTACCGTACTACTACTGCCTACAAGTTTTCGGTGAAAGAAGGAGTTTAG
- a CDS encoding sensor histidine kinase, translated as MSTNSAAEIIRVRKQEILDRWIGRVLNQIPDARKRTLPIIRNSVPDLLDALADALASDDNRDIVYESDRHGQERANYTEYTVDQIIREYRLLKETIFAVTDEEEGRLEARERDGIMYAIDQAVEQASSVFSRIHIEKNQQAIEKAEELINELEERDDLRDQFIATLSHDIRTPLGNTKQLVELLEKRLASPADSFISKALQGIKLSAEQGNNLINTLMDVNLIQSGNPIPLQKVESDLLQEVKNSLQGLKPATRNLIKIESSQEQIVGYWDAPTLSRAINNLISNAVKYGSQGGVVTLSFNQTEQKTVVQVHNLGNPIPLEKLDKLFDLYYRTEDINAQGWGLGLTLVKGIIEMHNGSVEVDSDANRGTTFSLYIPSTSNSAT; from the coding sequence ATGAGCACCAACAGCGCCGCTGAGATTATTCGAGTTAGAAAACAAGAAATTCTTGATCGATGGATTGGCCGGGTACTAAATCAAATACCCGATGCGCGAAAAAGAACCCTTCCTATTATCAGAAACAGTGTCCCTGATTTGTTAGATGCGTTGGCTGATGCCTTAGCTTCGGACGATAATCGTGATATTGTTTACGAAAGCGACCGCCACGGCCAAGAGCGAGCCAATTATACCGAATACACCGTTGACCAGATTATACGAGAATATCGTTTGCTGAAGGAAACCATTTTTGCCGTTACTGACGAAGAGGAAGGGCGATTAGAAGCTCGGGAGCGCGATGGTATTATGTACGCCATTGATCAAGCGGTGGAGCAGGCTTCATCCGTGTTCTCCCGTATTCATATTGAAAAGAATCAGCAGGCTATTGAAAAAGCGGAAGAACTCATTAACGAACTGGAAGAGCGAGATGATTTACGCGACCAGTTTATTGCTACCCTCTCACACGATATTCGCACTCCTTTGGGTAATACTAAACAACTGGTAGAGCTTCTGGAAAAAAGATTGGCCTCCCCGGCAGACTCATTCATTTCAAAGGCTTTGCAAGGAATAAAACTGAGTGCCGAGCAAGGAAACAATCTGATTAACACGTTAATGGATGTCAATCTTATTCAATCCGGTAATCCGATACCACTCCAAAAAGTTGAAAGCGATTTACTCCAGGAGGTGAAAAATTCTCTTCAAGGACTAAAGCCCGCTACGCGTAATCTGATTAAGATCGAAAGCTCTCAAGAACAGATAGTAGGTTACTGGGATGCCCCCACGCTAAGTCGGGCAATTAATAACTTAATTTCTAACGCAGTTAAATATGGTTCTCAGGGCGGGGTGGTCACTTTATCGTTTAATCAAACCGAACAAAAAACCGTAGTTCAGGTTCACAACCTAGGAAATCCAATACCCCTCGAAAAACTAGACAAACTGTTCGATCTTTACTACCGCACCGAAGACATAAACGCCCAAGGATGGGGGTTGGGCCTTACCTTAGTAAAAGGTATTATAGAGATGCATAACGGTAGTGTAGAGGTTGATAGTGATGCCAATCGGGGTACTACTTTTTCGCTATATATTCCGAGCACCAGCAATTCGGCTACGTGA
- a CDS encoding PAS domain-containing sensor histidine kinase — protein MENLYEKIVNTIPVFFFLWSRDQKETIFISEQFYDEKSNDYYAPEEAREDLRQYIHPESQQDYDQFFANLSQENDYNDEIEVRAGDSLPNITWVKISTFPVIEQENEIKYIAGHISDVSNSIESSRLLQEQVESLDTVTFMLAHELSAPITNIMGLSELLKSKAAGAGLDQHLHLYDTIYNFGGEILTLAHGLVNLLHLQSSKVQFTLEETQLKPFVEKRLHNFYLKPNTRKTELSYSDIDESIIVQVEPVNFAKAIEESLVYLIKHIELNSQISITTPPSYNPNQVTICITSTGVKLSKESVERVLDRSSRLGMLDVTGLKIRGMLELVIAKEVCELHQGRLEMIDRDGEQGLMITLPRNPTL, from the coding sequence ATGGAAAACCTGTACGAAAAGATCGTTAACACCATTCCGGTCTTTTTCTTTCTTTGGAGTCGCGACCAGAAGGAAACTATTTTTATTAGTGAGCAATTTTATGACGAGAAGTCTAACGACTATTACGCTCCCGAAGAAGCTCGGGAAGACCTTCGCCAGTATATTCACCCCGAAAGTCAGCAAGATTACGACCAGTTTTTTGCCAACCTCTCTCAAGAAAACGATTACAATGATGAAATTGAGGTGCGGGCTGGTGATAGTTTGCCGAATATTACCTGGGTAAAAATCAGCACTTTTCCGGTTATTGAGCAGGAGAACGAGATAAAGTATATTGCCGGACACATTAGCGATGTATCAAATTCTATAGAGAGCAGCCGATTGTTGCAAGAACAGGTAGAAAGCTTAGATACAGTCACCTTTATGCTGGCTCACGAACTTTCGGCACCTATTACTAATATTATGGGGCTATCCGAACTGCTGAAGTCAAAAGCTGCCGGAGCGGGGCTAGATCAGCACCTTCATCTTTACGACACAATCTACAACTTTGGGGGCGAAATACTAACGTTAGCTCACGGATTGGTTAATCTACTGCACCTTCAATCCAGCAAAGTGCAGTTTACATTGGAGGAAACCCAGCTAAAGCCTTTCGTTGAAAAACGACTACATAACTTCTACCTGAAGCCCAATACCCGAAAAACTGAGCTATCGTACTCAGATATTGATGAAAGCATAATCGTTCAGGTTGAGCCTGTCAATTTTGCTAAGGCTATCGAAGAATCACTGGTATATCTTATCAAGCATATTGAACTAAACAGCCAAATATCTATTACAACCCCTCCTTCCTACAATCCAAACCAAGTTACAATTTGTATTACTTCTACTGGGGTTAAGTTGTCCAAAGAATCGGTAGAACGGGTACTCGACCGCTCGTCCCGCTTAGGAATGCTCGATGTAACTGGGCTAAAAATACGGGGGATGCTCGAACTGGTGATTGCCAAAGAGGTTTGTGAGTTGCATCAGGGAAGGCTAGAGATGATAGATAGAGACGGAGAACAGGGTCTGATGATTACGCTACCTCGCAACCCTACTCTCTAA